Proteins encoded within one genomic window of Dermatophilus congolensis:
- a CDS encoding cobalt-precorrin-6A reductase, with product MSAPHLLLLGGTTESRLLANELADAFPGWHITNSLAGRTHTTPNLPGDTRIGGFGGPENMATWLRENEISAIIDATHPFANTITTNTITAARTAIPGHEIPYLRLQRLQWEPQPGDTWHTATTPTDAAQHIDTLGTRALITTGRRDLAAFTHVKAHCLIRTIEPPTQILPASHELILDRGPYTLEGETTLINNHHIDVLVTKNSGGAATAPKLQAARNAGIPVIMIQRPTLPDDIDIAESLPESLLWLARLNARPTTHQQPPTPTTTTNTHSPTAHTIHQLQWPWTGALDDVTHALDNHQPVDLDNPTNWPLPPLGDTLATNHQHIAARLIVTDIDPLAAMQFGTDTPTLILTPPSLIIGIGGGSGINARDILKHLREIMTANLLASGAIATLVSIDRNGKYGLLTETALLLEHLEKTHRHEIGVKVYDSHTLAQHNTPNPNPHVADLTGTPSVAEAAVLAAGARLIIGKHIANHAHGSSTIAIGRITP from the coding sequence ATGAGCGCCCCCCACCTCCTCCTCCTCGGCGGAACCACCGAATCCCGCCTCCTCGCCAACGAACTCGCCGACGCATTCCCCGGCTGGCACATCACCAACTCACTCGCCGGCCGCACCCACACCACCCCCAACCTCCCCGGCGACACCCGCATCGGAGGATTCGGCGGCCCCGAAAACATGGCCACCTGGCTACGCGAAAACGAAATCAGCGCCATCATCGACGCAACCCACCCCTTCGCCAACACCATCACCACCAACACCATCACCGCAGCCCGCACCGCCATCCCCGGACACGAAATCCCCTACCTACGCCTCCAACGCCTCCAATGGGAACCCCAACCCGGCGACACCTGGCACACCGCAACCACCCCCACCGACGCCGCCCAACACATCGACACACTCGGCACCCGCGCCCTCATCACCACCGGACGCCGCGACCTCGCCGCATTCACACACGTCAAAGCCCACTGCCTCATCCGCACCATCGAACCCCCCACCCAAATCCTCCCCGCCAGCCACGAACTCATCCTCGACCGCGGCCCCTACACCCTCGAGGGCGAAACCACCCTCATCAACAACCACCACATCGACGTCCTCGTAACCAAAAACTCCGGAGGCGCCGCCACCGCCCCCAAACTCCAAGCCGCCCGCAACGCCGGCATCCCCGTCATCATGATCCAACGCCCCACCCTCCCCGACGACATCGACATCGCCGAATCCCTCCCCGAATCCCTCCTCTGGCTCGCCCGCCTCAACGCCCGCCCCACCACCCACCAACAACCCCCCACCCCCACAACAACCACCAACACACACAGCCCCACCGCACACACCATCCACCAACTCCAATGGCCCTGGACCGGCGCCCTCGACGACGTCACCCACGCCCTGGACAACCACCAACCAGTCGACCTCGACAACCCCACCAACTGGCCCCTACCCCCACTGGGCGACACCCTCGCCACCAACCATCAACACATCGCAGCACGACTCATCGTTACCGACATTGACCCCCTCGCCGCCATGCAATTCGGTACCGACACCCCCACCCTCATCCTCACCCCACCCAGCCTCATCATCGGCATCGGTGGTGGCAGCGGCATCAACGCCCGCGACATCCTCAAACACCTGCGCGAAATCATGACCGCCAACCTCCTGGCCTCCGGCGCCATCGCCACCCTCGTCAGCATCGACCGCAATGGAAAATACGGACTCCTCACCGAAACCGCACTCCTACTCGAACACCTCGAAAAAACCCATCGCCACGAAATCGGCGTCAAGGTCTACGACTCCCACACTCTCGCCCAACACAACACCCCCAACCCCAACCCCCACGTCGCAGACCTCACCGGAACCCCCTCCGTCGCAGAAGCCGCCGTCCTCGCCGCCGGCGCCCGCCTCATCATCGGCAAACACATCGCCAATCACGCACACGGGTCCAGCACCATCGCCATCGGCCGTATCACCCCATAA